CACGAACTCACGACCATCGATGCTCTGAACCGCCGCGCGTGGAGCGACGATCCCCTGGAGGTGACGGCGATCTCCGTGCACGCGTACTTCTCCCTGCGCGAGCGGTATGAGCTTCTGGGCGTGGGCACGAGTGTGGGACGCGGCTACGGTCCACGCCTGTTGAGCCGCAATCTGAAGACTGTGGACGAGTTGGAGGGAAAGCGCATTGCTCTTCCGGGACCGTGGACGACGGCGACCCTCGCAGCGCGGCTCCTGCTGCCTCCATTTATCGAAATACAGCTACGTTTCGACGAGATCATCGACGCCATCCTCTCGGGCGAGGTCGATGCCGGTGTCATCATTCACGAGGAACAGCTCACCTTTGAAGAACGCGGCCTGCGTCTGCTGTGCGATCTTGGTGCGGTCTTTGCGGAGAGACACGAAGGCCTGCCGCTTCCGCTGGGCGTGAACTGCGTGCGGCAGGACCTCGATCCCGAACTGAAGCGCGCCATCGCAGACAACTATCGCAAGTCGATCCAGATCGGCTTCGCGCAGCGCGAGAAAGCGATGGAGTACAGCGCCCCCTTTGGCCGCGGCGCTCCAGTGGAGTTGCTGGATCGTTTCGTAGCAATGTACGTCAACGACGACTGCCTGGCCATGAACGCGGACGTGGTGCGTGCTGTGCAGATCCTGGAAAACGGGTACAACGCGCACTCGGTAAAGAGTCCTATTCTTTAGCTCTTTCTTGTGCCCCATTCTTTCGCGGCTTTATCGCGGAAGGGTGGGTCGCGCGGGGCGCACAA
This genomic stretch from Terriglobus saanensis SP1PR4 harbors:
- a CDS encoding MqnA/MqnD/SBP family protein, whose product is MPDSNSSALRQLRIGHTPDADDAFMFYGFVSEQVVIPGCEIVHELTTIDALNRRAWSDDPLEVTAISVHAYFSLRERYELLGVGTSVGRGYGPRLLSRNLKTVDELEGKRIALPGPWTTATLAARLLLPPFIEIQLRFDEIIDAILSGEVDAGVIIHEEQLTFEERGLRLLCDLGAVFAERHEGLPLPLGVNCVRQDLDPELKRAIADNYRKSIQIGFAQREKAMEYSAPFGRGAPVELLDRFVAMYVNDDCLAMNADVVRAVQILENGYNAHSVKSPIL